From the genome of Pseudomonas sp. TMP9, one region includes:
- the relA gene encoding GTP diphosphokinase: MVQVRAHQPINEDGSINLEAWLEHVLSIDPALDRDALREACDFAREAEQQANAAKNLWTEGASSFRAGLEIAEILADLKLDQDSLVAAVIYRCVREGKVTLAQVHQRFGPVVGKLVDGVLRMAAISASMNPRDSLVLGSQAQVENLRKMLVAMVDDVRVALIKLAERTCAIRAVKEAADEKRQRVAREVFDIYAPLAHRLGIGHIKWELEDLSFRYLEPEQYKQIAKLLHERRLDREHYINEVVNQLRGELEATGVQADISGRAKHIYSIWRKMQRKGLQFSQIYDVRAVRVLVPQVRDCYTALGIVHTLWRHIPKEFDDYIANPKENGYRSLHTAVLGPEGKVLEVQIRTQAMHEEAELGVCAHWRYKGTDVKARSNHYEEKISWLRQVLEWHEELGDIGGLAEQLRVDIEPDRVYVFTPDGHAIDLPKGATPLDFAYRVHTEIGHNCRGAKINGRIVPLNYSLQTGEQVEIITSKHGTPSRDWLNSNLGYVTTSRARAKIVHWFKLQDRDQNVAAGKVQLERELQRLALPAVDFDKLAEKANMKTSEDLFASLGAGDLRLSQLVNLAQQLVEPDRVNEQLELIPRKALGFKPGKRGDIQIQGVGNLMTQMAGCCQPLPGDPIVGYITLGRGVSIHRQDCASVLQLAGREPERIIQVSWGPVPVQTYPVDVIIRAYDRSGLLRDVTQVLLNEKLNVLSVNTRSNKEDNTASMSITIEIPGLDALGRLLGRISQLPNIIEARRHRSS; this comes from the coding sequence ATGGTTCAGGTCAGAGCGCATCAGCCGATCAACGAAGACGGCAGCATCAACCTTGAGGCATGGCTTGAACACGTGTTGAGTATCGATCCAGCCTTGGATCGTGACGCTCTGCGCGAGGCCTGTGATTTCGCCCGTGAGGCTGAACAACAAGCCAATGCGGCAAAAAATCTATGGACTGAAGGCGCGTCGAGCTTTCGCGCGGGCCTTGAAATCGCTGAAATTCTCGCCGACCTCAAACTCGATCAAGACTCCTTGGTGGCGGCAGTTATCTACCGCTGCGTGCGTGAGGGTAAAGTAACGTTGGCCCAGGTCCATCAGCGTTTCGGTCCGGTGGTGGGCAAGCTGGTGGACGGCGTGCTGCGCATGGCGGCGATCAGTGCGTCGATGAACCCGCGTGATTCGCTGGTGCTCGGCTCCCAGGCGCAGGTGGAAAACCTGCGCAAAATGCTTGTGGCCATGGTCGATGACGTGCGCGTCGCCTTGATCAAGCTGGCTGAGCGCACGTGCGCGATCCGAGCGGTGAAAGAGGCTGCCGACGAGAAGCGTCAGCGTGTGGCCCGTGAGGTGTTCGATATTTACGCGCCCTTGGCTCACCGGCTGGGCATTGGCCATATCAAGTGGGAACTGGAAGATTTGTCCTTCCGCTACTTGGAGCCTGAGCAATACAAACAAATTGCTAAGTTGCTGCACGAACGCCGCTTAGACCGTGAGCACTACATCAACGAAGTGGTTAATCAACTGCGTGGCGAGCTTGAGGCCACAGGCGTTCAGGCGGATATCAGCGGGCGAGCCAAACACATCTATTCCATTTGGCGGAAAATGCAGCGTAAAGGCCTGCAGTTCAGCCAGATTTATGACGTGCGTGCCGTGCGCGTGCTGGTGCCGCAAGTGCGTGACTGCTACACCGCACTCGGCATCGTGCATACGTTGTGGCGGCACATCCCCAAGGAGTTTGACGACTACATCGCCAACCCTAAGGAAAACGGCTACCGCTCGCTGCATACCGCTGTGCTGGGCCCGGAAGGCAAGGTGCTGGAAGTGCAAATCCGCACCCAGGCCATGCATGAAGAGGCTGAGTTGGGCGTATGCGCGCACTGGCGCTACAAAGGCACCGACGTCAAAGCCCGTTCGAACCATTACGAAGAAAAAATCTCCTGGCTGCGTCAGGTGCTTGAATGGCACGAGGAACTTGGGGATATCGGCGGTTTGGCTGAGCAGTTGCGTGTGGATATCGAGCCGGATCGGGTCTACGTCTTCACCCCCGACGGTCACGCCATCGACCTGCCTAAAGGTGCGACGCCGTTGGATTTTGCCTACCGCGTGCACACCGAGATTGGCCATAACTGCCGCGGCGCCAAGATCAATGGGCGCATTGTGCCGCTCAATTACAGCCTGCAAACCGGTGAGCAGGTGGAGATTATTACCAGCAAACACGGCACGCCGAGCCGCGATTGGCTGAACTCCAACCTCGGTTACGTCACCACCTCGCGGGCGCGGGCAAAGATCGTCCACTGGTTCAAGCTGCAAGACCGCGACCAGAACGTCGCCGCTGGTAAAGTGCAATTGGAGCGTGAGTTGCAGCGCCTGGCGTTGCCAGCAGTGGACTTCGACAAGCTGGCCGAAAAAGCCAATATGAAGACCAGCGAGGACCTATTCGCCTCTCTAGGTGCGGGCGATTTGCGCCTGTCGCAATTGGTCAACTTGGCGCAGCAACTGGTCGAGCCAGACCGGGTCAACGAGCAGCTTGAGTTAATCCCGCGCAAGGCACTGGGCTTCAAGCCAGGCAAGCGTGGCGATATTCAAATTCAGGGCGTGGGTAACCTGATGACGCAGATGGCCGGCTGCTGCCAACCGCTGCCGGGCGACCCGATTGTCGGCTATATCACCTTGGGTCGTGGGGTCAGTATCCACCGCCAAGATTGCGCCTCGGTGCTGCAATTAGCCGGGCGTGAGCCGGAGCGGATTATTCAAGTCAGCTGGGGTCCGGTGCCGGTACAGACGTATCCGGTGGATGTGATTATTCGCGCTTACGACCGTTCCGGCCTGCTGCGCGATGTGACACAAGTGCTGCTCAACGAGAAGCTCAACGTGTTGTCGGTCAACACCCGCTCGAACAAAGAGGACAACACGGCCTCTATGTCGATCACCATAGAAATCCCCGGGCTGGATGCCTTGGGCCGTCTGCTTGGGCGTATTTCGCAGTTGCCGAATATTATCGAAGCGCGCCGGCACCGATCTTCCTAA
- the rlmD gene encoding 23S rRNA (uracil(1939)-C(5))-methyltransferase RlmD produces MAKKDGGLRFQPTGGSRAPQIPVGKKQKLTIERLANDGRGIGFVEGRTWFVSGALAGEDVEARLLGAHGKVVEARVERILNASAERRNEACVHAKVCGGCSLQHMPHADQLALKQRMLAEQLSRLGNLEPREWAPPLIGPELGYRRRARIAVRWEHKAKRLDVGFRAAASQDIIAIADCPVLVQALQPILRALPQVLRELDKPQAIGHVELFSGSCSAVLVRHTAALGEADLARLQAFCTAHNAQLWLHGSAEPQPVEPAQPLHYRLDAFNLSLAYQPGDFIQVNQPVNDAMIAQALDWLAPQADERVLDLFCGLGNFALPLAQRVGELIAVEGVQSMVERAALNAQMNGLSNAQFFQADLSKPLADPQWAQDGFAAVLLDPPRDGALQVVRQMTALGVKRVLYVSCNPTTLARDSAELLAQGYQLERAGILDMFPQTAHVEAMALFVRP; encoded by the coding sequence ATGGCGAAGAAAGACGGCGGTCTACGCTTTCAACCCACGGGTGGTTCCCGCGCGCCGCAAATACCGGTGGGCAAAAAACAGAAACTGACTATTGAGCGCTTGGCCAACGATGGTCGCGGCATCGGTTTTGTCGAAGGACGAACTTGGTTTGTCAGCGGCGCGCTGGCGGGTGAGGATGTCGAGGCGCGCTTGCTCGGCGCCCATGGCAAGGTGGTCGAGGCACGTGTTGAGCGCATTCTCAACGCCAGTGCTGAACGCCGTAATGAGGCCTGCGTGCACGCCAAAGTGTGTGGTGGCTGCAGCTTGCAGCATATGCCACATGCCGATCAGCTGGCCCTGAAACAGCGCATGCTGGCTGAGCAGTTGAGTCGTCTGGGCAACCTTGAGCCGCGTGAGTGGGCGCCGCCGCTGATCGGCCCGGAGCTGGGTTATCGTCGCCGCGCAAGAATTGCTGTGCGCTGGGAGCACAAAGCCAAGCGTTTAGATGTCGGTTTTCGTGCGGCCGCCAGCCAAGACATTATTGCCATCGCGGATTGCCCGGTACTGGTACAGGCTTTGCAGCCGATTCTGCGTGCCTTGCCGCAGGTTTTACGTGAGCTGGATAAACCCCAAGCCATTGGCCATGTCGAGTTGTTCAGCGGCAGCTGCAGTGCTGTGTTGGTCAGGCATACGGCTGCGTTAGGCGAGGCTGACCTGGCTCGCCTGCAGGCGTTCTGCACGGCGCACAATGCCCAGTTATGGTTGCACGGCAGCGCTGAGCCGCAGCCGGTTGAGCCCGCACAGCCACTGCATTACCGCCTAGACGCCTTCAACCTCAGCTTGGCCTACCAGCCCGGAGATTTTATTCAGGTTAACCAGCCGGTTAACGACGCCATGATCGCCCAGGCGCTAGATTGGCTGGCGCCGCAGGCCGATGAGCGGGTACTGGATTTGTTCTGTGGCCTGGGTAACTTCGCGCTGCCCCTGGCTCAGCGGGTGGGTGAATTGATCGCGGTCGAGGGCGTGCAAAGCATGGTTGAGCGCGCGGCACTGAATGCGCAAATGAATGGTCTGAGCAATGCCCAGTTTTTTCAGGCGGATTTGTCCAAGCCGCTGGCAGACCCGCAATGGGCACAAGATGGGTTCGCCGCTGTGCTGCTGGACCCGCCGCGTGATGGTGCGCTGCAGGTGGTTCGGCAAATGACCGCCTTGGGTGTCAAACGGGTGCTGTATGTATCCTGTAACCCAACAACCCTGGCCCGTGACAGTGCTGAATTGCTGGCGCAGGGCTACCAGCTTGAACGGGCAGGCATTCTCGATATGTTTCCGCAAACGGCGCACGTCGAGGCGATGGCGCTGTTTGTAAGGCCATAA